The Dehalococcoidia bacterium genome has a segment encoding these proteins:
- a CDS encoding CBS domain-containing protein: EICDNCGRDLAGLDIPGAVLDPGVSFVYEELSKLPRKPPLKVSVTDPVGRAVRHMQHEGADCLLVMDGDSLAGIITLWDVLHKVAGPDRDLNAITCGEIMTADPVFLREDDNIGVAINKMSVGGFRHIPLLEGGTPISVVSINDVFQHISANLV, translated from the coding sequence GAGATCTGCGACAACTGCGGGCGCGACCTCGCCGGCCTCGACATCCCGGGCGCCGTGCTCGACCCCGGTGTCAGCTTCGTCTACGAGGAGCTTTCGAAGCTGCCGCGCAAGCCTCCGCTCAAGGTCAGCGTCACCGACCCCGTCGGCCGCGCCGTGCGCCACATGCAGCACGAGGGCGCCGACTGCCTCCTGGTGATGGACGGCGACAGCCTCGCCGGCATCATCACCCTCTGGGACGTCCTGCATAAGGTCGCCGGCCCCGACCGCGACCTCAACGCCATCACCTGCGGCGAGATCATGACCGCAGACCCCGTCTTCCTCCGCGAGGACGACAACATCGGCGTGGCCATCAACAAGATGTCCGTCGGCGGCTTCCGCCACATCCCCCTGCTCGAGGGCGGCACGCCGATCAGCGTCGTCAGCATCAACGACGTCTTTCAGCACA